The following are encoded together in the Saliniramus fredricksonii genome:
- a CDS encoding ABC transporter ATP-binding protein: MTYAASASTFDQTRPPSDAGEASPLPAGLSLHQVSRRFDSAVALDDVAVSLPEGRFSVLLGPSGCGKSTLLRLIAGLDTPTSGVIRLAGRDITRLPPAERDLSMVFQSYALFPHLNVAENILFGLSVRRVRKAEQRQRLERVARMMGLWELLDRRPSQLSGGQQQRVALARAVISERPVCLMDEPLSNLDAKLRAEMRVEIRALQKRLGLTMVYVTHDQVEAMTMADHIVVLDKGRVQQVATPRELYAAPANTFCARFIGTPPMNLIPAHALAGQRALPEGSMLGIRPEDIAIGANGVPARLADIEYLGADQLATFEIGPETAPTRLHARLPAREALGDTGLHLRWHTEAEHLFGADGQRITSFTQ, encoded by the coding sequence ATGACCTACGCAGCATCCGCCAGCACCTTCGATCAGACGCGCCCGCCAAGTGACGCAGGGGAAGCATCACCCCTGCCCGCAGGGCTGAGCCTGCATCAGGTCAGCCGTCGGTTCGACAGTGCCGTCGCGCTCGACGATGTTGCGGTCAGTCTTCCCGAAGGCCGGTTTTCCGTGCTGCTCGGGCCTTCCGGCTGCGGGAAATCCACGCTGCTGCGCCTGATCGCCGGGCTCGACACGCCGACATCCGGCGTGATCCGCCTCGCCGGCCGCGACATTACCCGGCTGCCACCGGCGGAGCGCGATCTGTCGATGGTGTTCCAGTCCTATGCGCTGTTCCCGCATCTGAACGTCGCCGAGAACATCCTATTCGGTCTGTCGGTACGACGGGTGCGCAAGGCCGAGCAGAGGCAGCGCCTCGAGCGGGTGGCGCGGATGATGGGCCTGTGGGAGCTGCTCGATCGCCGGCCTTCGCAGCTCTCGGGCGGGCAGCAGCAGCGTGTGGCGCTCGCCCGCGCCGTGATTTCCGAGCGCCCCGTCTGCCTGATGGACGAGCCTTTATCCAATCTCGACGCCAAGCTGCGCGCGGAAATGCGCGTCGAGATCCGGGCCCTGCAAAAGCGCCTCGGCCTCACCATGGTCTATGTCACGCATGACCAGGTCGAGGCGATGACCATGGCCGATCATATCGTCGTTCTCGACAAGGGGCGCGTGCAGCAGGTCGCCACGCCGCGCGAGCTCTATGCCGCGCCGGCGAACACGTTCTGCGCGCGCTTCATCGGCACGCCGCCGATGAACCTGATCCCGGCCCATGCGCTTGCAGGGCAGCGCGCGCTGCCGGAAGGCAGCATGCTCGGGATCAGGCCGGAAGATATCGCGATCGGCGCAAACGGCGTGCCGGCGCGCCTGGCGGATATCGAATATCTCGGCGCCGATCAACTCGCCACATTCGAGATCGGGCCCGAAACCGCACCGACCCGCCTTCACGCCCGCCTGCCGGCCCGGGAAGCACTCGGCGATACCGGACTGCATCTGCGCTGGCATACGGAAGCCGAACATCTGTTCGGCGCCGACGGCCAGCGGATCACCTCGTTCACCCAATGA
- a CDS encoding carbohydrate ABC transporter permease: MSTLVVTQTRFDRALFVAGAWALALVWILPLAYAIWTAIHPSAYETRFVLLAPLTFENFTRAWNAAPFARYFLNTIMLVSMILAAQLILCIHAAFAFARLEFPGKNILFALVLVQLMVMPDILLVRNYATMAQLGLVDTILAIGLPYFASGFAIFLLRQTFKTIPKELDEAARIEGCSLIGLIWRVYVPLAKPTILAFALVSVSHHWNNFIWPLIITSSVETRPLTVGLSIFSTTDSGIEWSVITAATLITSGPLLIGFLLFQRQFVQSFMRAGIK, encoded by the coding sequence ATGAGCACGCTCGTCGTCACACAGACCCGCTTCGACCGCGCCCTGTTCGTCGCCGGCGCCTGGGCGCTCGCGCTCGTCTGGATCCTGCCGCTCGCCTATGCGATCTGGACGGCGATCCATCCCAGCGCCTACGAGACGCGTTTCGTGCTGCTCGCGCCCCTGACCTTCGAGAACTTCACCCGCGCCTGGAACGCGGCGCCGTTCGCGCGCTATTTCCTGAATACCATCATGCTGGTGAGCATGATCCTCGCTGCCCAGCTGATCCTGTGCATCCATGCGGCCTTCGCCTTCGCAAGGCTGGAATTTCCTGGCAAGAATATCCTCTTCGCCCTGGTTCTGGTGCAGCTGATGGTGATGCCTGACATCCTGCTGGTGCGCAATTACGCCACCATGGCGCAGCTCGGGCTGGTCGATACCATCCTGGCGATCGGCCTGCCCTATTTCGCCAGCGGCTTCGCCATCTTCCTCCTGCGCCAGACCTTCAAGACGATCCCGAAGGAGCTCGACGAGGCGGCTCGCATCGAGGGGTGCTCGCTGATCGGCCTGATCTGGCGGGTCTATGTGCCGCTGGCCAAACCCACGATCCTCGCCTTCGCCCTTGTCTCGGTGAGCCATCACTGGAACAACTTCATCTGGCCACTGATCATCACCTCCTCGGTGGAGACGCGCCCGCTCACCGTGGGCCTGTCGATCTTCTCGACCACCGATAGCGGCATCGAATGGTCCGTGATCACGGCGGCGACGCTGATCACCTCCGGGCCCCTGCTGATCGGTTTCCTGCTCTTCCAGCGCCAGTTCGTGCAGAGCTTCATGCGCGCCGGCATCAAATAG
- a CDS encoding ABC transporter substrate-binding protein: protein MTRLMKTRLLAAASIFASAAMLPASASAVDLEFYFPVAVGGDAAGIIEGMTSAYMEENPGVTINAIYTGSYADTTTRAITAARGGNPPQLAILLSVDMFALIDEDIILPWDDFVTEEEQENWIGGFYDSFMRNSQTGGQTWGIPFQRSTPVMYYNKEAFAAAGLDPETPPATWDEMVEMGRELTLRDDSGNVTQWGVRIPSSGFPSWLFTGLVASNGQDGLANDAGTEVYFDTPEVIGALEYLVSLADEHEIMAPGILDWGATPRAFMDGESAIAWTTTGNLTNIRSNAPFDFGVAMLPANVRRGAPTGGGNFYLFEGSSDEQLQAAVDFVKWATAPEQAASWSIDTGYVAPRPDTWETDAMRAYAEEVPGALVARDQLEFAVPELSTFEGPRITQIINDAIAAAIVGDMTPADAMADAQSQADAILAAYR from the coding sequence ATGACACGCCTGATGAAAACCCGCCTCCTCGCTGCGGCCTCGATCTTCGCCAGCGCAGCCATGCTGCCGGCGAGCGCCTCCGCCGTCGACCTCGAATTCTACTTCCCCGTCGCTGTCGGCGGTGATGCCGCCGGTATCATCGAAGGGATGACCAGCGCCTATATGGAAGAAAATCCCGGCGTCACCATCAACGCGATCTATACCGGCAGCTATGCCGATACCACGACGCGGGCGATCACGGCGGCGCGCGGTGGCAATCCGCCCCAGCTCGCCATTCTGCTTTCCGTCGACATGTTCGCGCTGATCGACGAGGACATCATCCTGCCCTGGGACGATTTCGTCACCGAAGAAGAGCAGGAGAACTGGATCGGCGGGTTCTACGATTCCTTCATGCGCAACAGCCAGACCGGTGGCCAGACCTGGGGCATCCCCTTCCAGCGCTCCACGCCGGTGATGTATTACAACAAGGAAGCCTTTGCCGCTGCCGGCCTCGATCCCGAGACCCCGCCCGCGACCTGGGACGAAATGGTCGAGATGGGTCGCGAGCTGACCCTGCGCGACGACAGCGGCAACGTCACCCAATGGGGCGTGCGCATTCCGTCATCCGGCTTCCCCTCCTGGCTGTTTACCGGTCTCGTCGCCTCCAACGGGCAGGACGGTCTGGCCAATGACGCGGGCACCGAGGTCTATTTCGACACGCCGGAAGTGATCGGCGCGCTCGAATATCTGGTCTCGCTGGCCGATGAGCACGAGATCATGGCGCCGGGCATTCTCGACTGGGGTGCGACGCCGCGTGCCTTCATGGATGGCGAGAGCGCCATCGCCTGGACGACGACGGGCAACCTCACCAATATCCGCAGCAATGCCCCCTTCGATTTCGGTGTCGCGATGCTGCCGGCCAATGTCCGTCGCGGCGCGCCCACCGGCGGCGGCAATTTCTACCTCTTCGAAGGTTCCAGCGACGAACAGCTCCAGGCGGCGGTCGATTTCGTGAAATGGGCCACGGCGCCGGAGCAGGCGGCCAGCTGGTCGATCGATACAGGCTATGTCGCGCCGCGCCCCGATACCTGGGAAACGGATGCGATGCGCGCCTATGCCGAGGAGGTCCCCGGCGCCCTCGTCGCGCGTGACCAGCTCGAATTCGCCGTTCCCGAGCTCTCGACCTTCGAGGGGCCGCGCATCACGCAGATCATCAACGATGCCATCGCTGCCGCGATCGTGGGCGACATGACACCGGCAGATGCGATGGCCGATGCGCAGAGCCAGGCGGATGCGATTCTCGCCGCCTATCGCTGA
- a CDS encoding sugar phosphate isomerase/epimerase family protein, translating to MTLPRLGAAVTLDSFDILRDWICESDRTIEIQDFVHPSVIGADHSGLIAQWRERLEGHRGLRGIHGPFFSLDIAAPDPAIRAVVQERLMAGLDVAGALGATHMVIHSPFTFWHTLNYANYAFLRGVLFEGAAECLAPVLARAAEIDCTVMLENIDDTDPRDRTELVAMIEHPNLMVSLDTGHAELAHGRYGAPPVVDFIAASAARLGHVHLQDADGYADRHWHPGDGVIPWRPVFSALRACPQNPRLILEVQGDHARLPETVSRLEQRGLAC from the coding sequence ATGACCCTGCCCCGCCTTGGCGCCGCCGTGACGCTGGACAGCTTCGACATTCTGCGCGACTGGATCTGCGAGAGCGACCGCACCATCGAGATCCAGGATTTCGTTCATCCCTCCGTGATCGGCGCCGATCATTCCGGCCTGATCGCGCAATGGCGCGAGCGGCTGGAAGGTCATCGCGGGCTGCGGGGGATCCACGGGCCCTTCTTCAGCCTCGACATCGCCGCGCCCGACCCGGCCATCCGGGCCGTCGTGCAAGAGCGCCTGATGGCCGGGCTCGACGTGGCCGGCGCGCTGGGTGCGACGCATATGGTGATCCACAGCCCCTTCACCTTCTGGCACACGCTGAACTACGCCAATTACGCCTTCCTGCGCGGCGTCCTGTTCGAGGGTGCAGCCGAATGCCTCGCACCGGTTCTGGCCCGTGCTGCGGAGATCGATTGCACGGTCATGCTGGAGAATATCGACGATACCGACCCGCGTGACCGCACGGAACTCGTCGCCATGATCGAGCATCCCAATCTGATGGTCTCCCTCGATACCGGCCATGCCGAACTCGCCCACGGGCGCTACGGCGCCCCGCCCGTCGTCGATTTCATCGCTGCCTCCGCCGCGCGTCTCGGCCATGTGCATCTGCAGGATGCCGACGGCTATGCCGACCGGCACTGGCATCCCGGCGACGGCGTGATTCCGTGGCGTCCGGTCTTCTCCGCGCTCAGAGCCTGCCCGCAGAATCCGCGCCTCATCCTGGAAGTGCAAGGTGATCACGCGCGCCTGCCCGAGACGGTCTCGCGGCTCGAGCAGCGCGGCCTCGCCTGCTGA
- a CDS encoding pyruvate kinase, translating to MDKPVMPGADDAMPVRSPEAAALLAELEQLRATILHDAAPLLARFEARAGGAHPALTNLAHYLVLRHHDIRPLQRRLMRLGLSSLGRAESRVMPTLDAVIAALHALAGKTCLTAAPDEQSFFAGEMRLNQATDTLFGAPRPHRRNRIMVTLPSQAAQDADLVMALARAGMDVARINCAHDDAQGWRAMVGNVRKAGLAVGRDLQVLMDIAGPKLRTEAVICDPADARLFPGARFRLVAHGAPHTGDGIAVAAGVSAPEIVTRLRVGDRVSYDDGKIGGIVEHAEDGEAVIRVVRARPKGSRIKPEKGLNCPDTSLGLAPLTAKDEADIATVIACADMVGYSFVSRPEDIDLLDAALARYPRADAPLGLVAKIERPDAVKNLPDLIARAMPRGPFGVMIARGDLAAELGFERMAEMQEEILWICEAAGVPVIWATQVLEGLVKDGVPSRGEMTDAAMAARAECVMLNKGPAIGEAVALLDRLLGRMEDHAFKKTPTLRALTAW from the coding sequence ATGGACAAGCCAGTGATGCCGGGGGCCGATGATGCGATGCCGGTGAGATCCCCGGAGGCTGCGGCGCTGCTGGCCGAGCTCGAACAGTTGCGCGCAACGATCCTGCATGATGCCGCGCCACTCCTGGCCCGCTTCGAAGCCCGTGCGGGCGGTGCGCATCCCGCCTTGACCAATCTCGCGCATTATCTGGTCCTGCGCCACCACGATATCCGCCCGCTGCAACGGCGGTTGATGCGGCTGGGATTGTCGTCGCTCGGCCGTGCCGAGAGCCGGGTCATGCCGACGCTCGATGCCGTGATCGCTGCCCTGCACGCCCTGGCCGGCAAGACCTGCCTGACGGCAGCTCCGGACGAGCAGAGCTTCTTTGCCGGGGAAATGCGCCTCAATCAGGCGACCGATACCCTGTTCGGCGCGCCGCGGCCGCATCGTCGCAACCGGATCATGGTGACCTTGCCGAGCCAGGCCGCGCAGGATGCCGATCTCGTCATGGCGCTGGCGCGCGCCGGTATGGATGTTGCGCGCATCAACTGCGCTCATGATGATGCGCAAGGCTGGCGCGCCATGGTCGGGAACGTGCGCAAGGCGGGTCTTGCGGTGGGGCGGGACCTGCAGGTTCTGATGGATATTGCCGGGCCGAAACTGCGTACGGAGGCGGTTATTTGCGATCCGGCCGATGCCCGCCTGTTCCCGGGCGCGCGTTTCCGGCTGGTGGCGCATGGCGCGCCCCATACCGGCGATGGCATCGCCGTCGCCGCCGGGGTCAGCGCGCCGGAAATCGTCACGCGGCTGCGTGTTGGCGACCGGGTCTCCTACGATGATGGCAAGATCGGCGGGATCGTGGAGCATGCCGAAGACGGCGAAGCGGTCATCCGGGTCGTCCGGGCCAGGCCGAAAGGCAGCCGGATCAAGCCGGAAAAGGGCCTCAACTGCCCCGATACCAGCCTCGGGCTGGCGCCGCTCACCGCCAAGGACGAGGCGGATATCGCCACCGTCATCGCCTGTGCCGACATGGTCGGCTATTCCTTCGTCAGCCGCCCGGAAGACATCGATCTGCTCGATGCCGCGCTCGCCCGCTATCCCCGCGCGGATGCACCGCTGGGTCTCGTGGCCAAGATCGAGCGGCCCGATGCGGTGAAAAATCTGCCGGATCTGATCGCCCGCGCCATGCCGCGCGGGCCTTTCGGCGTGATGATCGCGCGCGGCGATCTCGCGGCGGAGCTCGGTTTCGAGCGCATGGCGGAAATGCAGGAAGAGATCCTGTGGATCTGCGAAGCCGCCGGCGTTCCCGTGATCTGGGCGACACAGGTCCTCGAAGGGCTCGTCAAGGACGGTGTGCCCTCGCGCGGCGAGATGACCGATGCGGCGATGGCCGCGCGCGCCGAATGCGTCATGCTCAACAAGGGGCCGGCAATCGGCGAGGCGGTCGCCCTGCTCGACCGCCTGCTCGGTCGCATGGAAGATCACGCCTTCAAGAAGACACCGACCCTGCGGGCCCTGACCGCGTGGTGA
- a CDS encoding metallophosphoesterase codes for MIIVQLSDLHLRADGCYPRHDPGDTLATAIAVINRMRPRPDAVLFTGDMLDRSTRDYGLVRPMLDRLDVPLLPLPGNHDDLEAFCAAFADRRACAPGKADLAHACSDGLVIGLDSNGPDGGAAIEAAQCEWLEAVLRDSAGPVLIGLHHPPFRTGMPRYDDAPFPGADAVMRLLARHAARVRLVAGHTHRSVQGVVNGIAVSTAPPLGYTLALALVPDAPHAHTPEAPAMQIHHLDGHGAVTHTLALAPRDPVERMTRPDEVSDLDAKARARIIAP; via the coding sequence ATGATCATCGTGCAACTGAGTGATCTGCATCTGCGCGCGGACGGCTGCTATCCCCGGCACGATCCCGGCGACACGCTGGCAACGGCTATCGCGGTGATCAACCGCATGCGCCCCCGCCCGGATGCCGTACTCTTCACCGGCGACATGCTCGATCGCAGCACCCGCGATTACGGTCTTGTGCGCCCGATGCTCGACAGGCTCGACGTGCCGCTTCTGCCGCTGCCGGGCAATCATGATGACTTGGAGGCGTTTTGTGCCGCCTTTGCGGATCGTCGCGCCTGCGCGCCGGGCAAGGCGGATCTTGCACATGCCTGCTCCGACGGGCTCGTCATCGGCCTCGACAGCAACGGACCGGACGGCGGCGCCGCCATCGAGGCCGCGCAATGCGAATGGCTCGAAGCCGTTCTGCGCGACAGCGCCGGCCCGGTCCTGATCGGCCTGCACCATCCGCCCTTCAGGACCGGGATGCCGCGTTACGACGATGCACCCTTCCCCGGTGCGGATGCCGTGATGCGGCTGCTTGCAAGGCATGCCGCGCGGGTGCGTCTGGTGGCGGGCCACACGCATCGGTCGGTCCAGGGTGTCGTCAATGGCATCGCGGTGAGCACGGCCCCGCCTCTGGGCTATACACTGGCTCTGGCGCTCGTGCCCGATGCCCCCCACGCCCATACGCCCGAAGCACCTGCCATGCAGATCCATCACCTCGATGGGCATGGTGCCGTGACGCATACGCTCGCCCTCGCCCCGCGTGACCCTGTCGAGCGCATGACGCGACCGGATGAGGTGAGCGACCTTGACGCAAAGGCACGCGCGCGGATCATCGCACCCTGA
- a CDS encoding carbohydrate ABC transporter permease — MRREWIHAGLLLAPALVLLFAFTHLPAVQTVIDSFFSTARGRRPSVFVGLANYERLLADATFMRAMVNNAIYAAITIPVSIGLALAMALFVHRHIAGRAFLRMAYFTPTVLPLIAVANIWLFFFLPGFGLFEQLRGLIGLSPRNWVGSPDSALYAVMMVTIWNQAGFFMIFYLAALQTIPDSLREAAAIEGTPRWVFFRRVIWPLLMPTTLFLSVNATINAFRMIDHVFVMTQGGPNNASMLLLYYIYEQGFRFWDSAYAATLTVVMVVILAIVGIGQFFLMDRRVHYK; from the coding sequence ATGCGCCGCGAATGGATCCATGCCGGATTGCTGCTTGCGCCCGCGCTCGTGCTGCTCTTCGCCTTCACGCATCTGCCGGCGGTCCAGACGGTGATCGACAGCTTTTTCTCGACGGCGCGGGGCCGCAGGCCGTCCGTCTTCGTGGGGCTGGCCAATTACGAGCGCCTTCTGGCCGATGCGACCTTCATGCGGGCCATGGTCAACAATGCCATCTATGCCGCGATCACGATCCCCGTCTCGATCGGCCTCGCCCTCGCCATGGCCCTGTTCGTGCACCGGCACATTGCCGGGCGGGCCTTCCTGCGCATGGCCTATTTCACGCCGACGGTGCTGCCGCTGATCGCGGTGGCGAATATCTGGCTGTTCTTCTTCCTGCCCGGATTCGGCCTGTTCGAACAGCTGAGGGGGCTGATCGGCCTGAGCCCGCGCAACTGGGTGGGTTCGCCCGACAGCGCACTCTATGCCGTGATGATGGTCACGATCTGGAATCAGGCGGGTTTCTTCATGATCTTCTATCTCGCCGCATTGCAGACCATCCCCGATTCCCTGCGTGAGGCGGCGGCAATCGAGGGCACGCCGCGCTGGGTTTTCTTCCGGCGCGTGATCTGGCCGCTGTTGATGCCGACCACGCTCTTCCTCTCGGTCAATGCCACGATCAACGCGTTTCGCATGATCGACCATGTCTTCGTCATGACCCAGGGCGGGCCCAACAATGCCTCGATGCTGTTGCTCTACTACATCTACGAGCAGGGTTTCCGCTTCTGGGATTCGGCCTATGCCGCCACCCTGACCGTGGTGATGGTGGTGATCCTGGCAATCGTCGGAATCGGCCAGTTCTTCCTCATGGACCGGCGGGTGCACTACAAATGA